The Castanea sativa cultivar Marrone di Chiusa Pesio chromosome 11, ASM4071231v1 genome contains a region encoding:
- the LOC142615512 gene encoding uncharacterized protein LOC142615512: MDSDLLEGVVVCHGGPKLSHLFFADDSLIFCKATLANYESLQRILEDYEKASDQQLNRAKMSLFFSSNTSNEAQEEIKQRFGAQDIKQHEKYLRLPSLVGRNKRSTFNAIKDKVGKKLEGWKEKIMSKYHGCATCGEGGFTVEGREWGMNLVWEDKWLPLSSMYKVVSPNTFLHANTCVSELIDLENASWKSTVIDALFLPREAETIKSIPLSSRLPGDRLIWAMSSNVQFSVHSTYSLAVNLSQAANKGNSSNTSLVRRFWKPDWSLPVPHKTQHFMWRACREAFPTKVNLARRKVVMDNICDVCGLKAVSTGHVL; this comes from the exons ATGGATAGTGACCTTTTGGAGGGTGTTGTTGTTTGTCATGGAGGTCCAAAGCTCTCTCACctattttttgcagatgacagcCTGATCTTTTGCAAGGCTACGCTAGCTAATTATGAGTCCTTACAAAGAATTTTAGAAGACTATGAGAAAGCTTCTGATCAACAATTAAACAGAGCCAAAATGTCATTGTTTTTTAGTAGCAACACATCAAATGAAGCCCAAGAGGAGATAAAGCAAAGGTTTGGTGCCCAAGATATTAAACAGCATGAGAAGTATCTTCGTTTACCGTCTCTTGTGGGTAGAAATAAAAGGAGCACTTTTAATGCCATTAAGGACAAGGTGGGTAAGAAGTTGGAAGGTTGGAAGGAGAAAATTATGTCTAAG TATCATGGCTGCGCAACATGTGGTGAAGGAGGGTTTACGGTAGAGGGAAGGGAATGGGGAATGAATCTGGTATGGGAGGACAAATGGTTACCATTATCTTCCATGTACAAGGTGGTGTCTCCAAATACTTTTCTGCATGCTAACACTTGTGTAAGTGAGTTGATTGATTTGGAAAACGCAAGTTGGAAGTCCACAGTCATTGATGCTTTGTTCCTACCTCGTGAAGCTGAAACAATTAAGAGCATTCCTCTAAGCTCTCGGCTGCCTGGGGATAGATTGATCTGGGCGATGTCTTCTAATGTCCAGTTCAGTGTGCATAGCACCTATTCTTTAGCTGTGAATCTTTCCCAAGCTGCCAATAAGGGTAATAGTTCAAACACAAGTCTAGTTAGGAGGTTTTGGAAGCCAGATTGGAGTTTACCTGTACCACATAAGACACAACATTTTATGTGGAGAGCTTGCCGTGAGGCATTTCCTACAAAGGTCAATCTTGCTAGAAGGAAGGTGGTGATGGATAACATATGTGATGTGTGCGGGTTGAAGGCTGTGTCCACGGGTCATGTGCTATAG
- the LOC142614549 gene encoding serine/threonine-protein kinase-like protein CCR4 — protein sequence MRNGTTNPIPNFSKQLSIASLFPAYNSDTETDASSESNEIPPKLALYSNSIMSFFPPARSQSDSSNSENYEIIPTDPSISASPIHPIRKVTFKDLFEFRKWKSSNSAESNGTAPKFSHSKKRSILSFFSTAKSRTNNSKNDKTIQIIPRRTLLTTSFKDLIGIVGKKEFPLEMLLEATNNFSEDHKIGTGSFGSIYRATLNNGRVLAIKRAEISKSKPYESYVNDCKYHDNAFLSELEALSCLSHKNLVCLLGFSEDDNERVLVYDYMRNGSLHDHLHKPPSTSLMSWVARIKVALDIARGIEYLHEYAVPPIIHRDIKSSNILLDATWTAKVTDFGLSLMAPMDEESHISLLAAGTVGYMDPEYYRRQQLTTKSDVYSFGVVLLEMLAGYEAIHRNENGVPRNIVDFAVPHIARDEIQKVLDPKVPPPTPFEIEAVAYVGYLAVDCVNLEGRFRPSMTEIVNNLKRTLNACLFQFPEERSSDDSD from the coding sequence ATGAGGAATGGAACAACAAACCCAATTCCAAACTTCTCTAAGCAGCTTTCCATTGCATCACTCTTCCCAGCCTACAACTCTGACACTGAAACTGATGCTAGTTCAGAATCCAACGAAATACCTCCAAAATTAGCTCTTTATTCTAATTCCATAATGTCATTCTTCCCACCAGCCAGGTCTCAATCAGACAGTAGTAATTctgaaaattatgaaataattccCACTGATCCTTCAATATCAGCAAGCCCCATACACCCAATCCGAAAAGTTACCTTCAAAGACTTGTTTGAGTTTCGTAAGTGGAAGAGCAGTAATAGTGCAGAATCTAATGGAACAGCTCCGAAATTCTCTCATTCCAAAAAAAGATCCATTTTGTCATTCTTTTCCACAGCCAAGTCACGAACAAACAATTCCAAAAATGATAAGACAATTCAGATAATTCCTAGACGCACACTCCTAACAACAAGCTTCAAAGACTTGATAGGAATTGTGGGTAAGAAAGAATTTCCTTTGGAAATGCTACTTGAAGCCACCAACAACTTCTCAGAAGATCACAAGATTGGAACAGGTAGCTTTGGCTCAATCTACCGTGCCACTTTAAATAATGGCCGAGTATTGGCTATTAAGCGTgctgaaatttcaaaatctaaaCCATATGAATCATATGTGAACGATTGCAAGTACCATGACAATGCTTTCCTAAGTGAATTGGAAGCTTTGTCCTGCCTTAGTCACAAGAATCTTGTTTGCTTATTGGGATTTTCTGAGGATGATAATGAGCGTGTATTGGTCTATGATTACATGAGAAATGGTAGCCTTCATGACCATCTTCATAAGCCTCCAAGTACTTCTCTAATGTCATGGGTTGCCCGGATTAAAGTGGCCCTAGACATAGCTAGAGGCATTGAGTACCTGCACGAATATGCAGTTCCACCAATCATACACCGTGATATCAAGTCGTCTAACATATTATTAGATGCCACATGGACTGCCAAGGTGACTGATTTTGGCCTATCTTTGATGGCCCCCATGGATGAGGAGTCACACATTTCGCTTCTTGCGGCAGGCACTGTTGGTTACATGGACCCTGAGTACTATAGACGTCAACAGTTGACAACAAAAAGTGATGTGTACAGCTTTGGAGTGGTATTGCTAGAAATGTTGGCTGGGTACGAAGCAATACATCGCAATGAAAATGGTGTGCCACGGAATATAGTTGATTTTGCAGTGCCACACATTGCCCGAGATGAAATTCAGAAGGTTTTGGACCCAAAAGTACCACCTCCTACCCCATTTGAAATAGAGGCAGTGGCATATGTTGGGTACCTAGCAGTAGATTGTGTAAATTTGGAGGGTCGATTTCGCCCCTCAATGACTGAGATTGTAAACAACCTAAAAAGAACCTTGAACGCGTGTTTGTTTCAGTTTCCTGAAGAGCGTTCATCTGATGATTCGGATTAA
- the LOC142614677 gene encoding uncharacterized protein LOC142614677 → MASTSTSSSSSRSSSILDDPSNPLYLHHEESPGAMLVYQPLVGENYPTWARSMRMALIAKNKLGFIDGTLTLSSPMVKTPSTIQAWIRCNKMVASWILNSVSQEIATSIIYRDTAFEIWNNLKEIFLQGNGPRIFQLQKDIVGSIQGQSSITSYFTQLKVLWDQLQHVRPFPVCSCGSCTCNLGQKVSDLQHQDFVVQFLMGLNDSYSQVRAQILLMDPLPSINEVYSLLIQGERECSVEKNLDPHMESTTLVTKVSSSTGNNNNKNSKGKNNSTGNHCGMMSHTVEKCYKIYGYPPSFKPKGNKSTVVHQVNLQDEQVEKNSNSASTSFSFTKEQCQQSLASKEHMANNVIQPATHSTFMAGNFPFWQNFHSPNFSCE, encoded by the coding sequence ATGGCTTCAACTTcaacttcttcatcttcttcacgAAGCTCATCCATCTTGGATGATCCATCAAATCCTCTGTACCTGCACCATGAAGAAAGCCCTGGTGCTATGCTTGTGTATCAACCTCTCGTGGGAGAGAATTACCCAACTTGGGCGAGATCAATGCGAATGGCATTGATTGCCAAGAATAAGTTGGGGTTTATTGATGGCACATTGACTCTCTCATCTCCAATGGTCAAAACACCATCAACAATTCAAGCTTGGATTCGCTGCAACAAAATGGTTGCTTCGTGGATCCTCAATTCTGTTTCTCAAGAAATTGCTACAAGTATAATCTACAGGGACACTGCTTTTGAAATCTGGAACAATCTCAAGGAGATATTTTTACAAGGAAATGGACCACGAATTTTTCAATTACAGAAGGATATTGTTGGTAGTATTCAAGGACAATCATCAATTACTTCATATTTCACTCAATTGAAGGTTTTATGGGATCAGTTGCAACATGTTCGACCTTTCCCAGTGTGTTCTTGTGGATCTTGCACGTGCAACTTAGGTCAAAAAGTCAGTGATCTTCAACATCAAGATTTTGTGGTACAATTCTTAATGGGTCTTAATGACTCCTATTCTCAAGTTAGGGCACAAATTCTGTTGATGGATCCTCTCCCATCCATCAATGAAGTGTACTCCTTATTGATTCAAGGAGAAAGGGAATGCAGTgtggaaaaaaatttagatcctCATATGGAATCAACAACCCTAGTTACTAAGGTATCTTCTTCTACAGgaaacaacaataacaagaaCTCTAAGGGGAAAAACAATTCCACTGGCAATCACTGTGGAATGATGAGTCACACTGTTGAGAAGTGTTACAAGATCTATGGCTACCCTCCTAGCTTCAAGCCAAAGGGAAATAAGTCCACTGTGGTACACCAAGTCAATCTTCAAGATGAACAAGTTGAAAAGAATTCTAATTCTGCTTCTACCTCATTTTCATTCACTAAAGAGCAATGCCAACAATCCTTGGCTAGTAAAGAACACATGGCCAACAATGTAATTCAGCCAGCCACTCACTCCACTTTTATGGCAGgtaattttcctttttggcaGAACTTTCATAGTCCTAATTTCAGTTGTGAATAG